Proteins co-encoded in one Acidithiobacillus caldus ATCC 51756 genomic window:
- a CDS encoding cytochrome ubiquinol oxidase subunit I, with protein sequence MILENTLPILLSRLDFAFITSMHILWTPVTIGMSWLLFLLEWAWLRSGNEKWYRLQRFFEKLFIVNFGAGVATGVTMEMAFGILYGPFSQAVGPFFGNILGFETITAFMYEAGFIGLMIFGWGKIGKGMHLFSTFNVALSSSLSAMWILVANGWMQTPTGVVLKNGLFQVTNWWTAIFNPNFDIGFPHMWIATLELSLFFFAAVSAWFILKNRNADLFTTLLKPTLLALIVITPLQIFIGDELGREVAADQPTSLAAMEGHFHTYLANGEPDTSWNLIAIPDVQAGKNLFSIQIPHVLSLLETHTWNGVVTGMDHFPVKDRPNVWVPFYAFRIMVAIGFFLFFMALWGNLLRLRGELTAEKLRRHPNFLRLMVFSGFLPYLAVWTGWWTREIGRQPWVVYGLMRTWQGVSHMSVGAESLWFAGYIAFELMVWSGAWYFFSRIIKKGPDLDSPVVGSSDTAASGGGIAQPSFAKPTLEKTR encoded by the coding sequence ATGATTCTGGAGAATACCCTCCCCATCCTGCTCAGCCGTCTGGACTTTGCCTTCATCACGTCCATGCACATCCTCTGGACGCCGGTGACCATCGGCATGTCCTGGCTGCTCTTTCTTCTGGAGTGGGCCTGGCTGCGCTCGGGGAACGAAAAGTGGTACCGCCTACAGCGCTTTTTCGAAAAGCTCTTCATCGTCAACTTCGGCGCCGGTGTGGCCACCGGTGTCACCATGGAGATGGCCTTCGGCATCCTCTACGGGCCTTTCTCCCAGGCCGTGGGGCCTTTCTTCGGCAACATCCTGGGCTTTGAGACCATCACCGCCTTCATGTACGAGGCGGGCTTCATCGGCCTGATGATCTTCGGCTGGGGCAAGATCGGCAAGGGGATGCACCTCTTCTCTACCTTCAATGTCGCACTCTCCTCCAGCCTCTCGGCCATGTGGATTCTGGTGGCCAATGGCTGGATGCAGACGCCGACGGGAGTGGTACTCAAGAACGGTCTCTTCCAGGTGACCAACTGGTGGACCGCCATCTTCAACCCCAACTTCGACATCGGCTTCCCGCACATGTGGATCGCCACTCTGGAGCTTTCGCTCTTTTTCTTTGCCGCGGTGTCGGCCTGGTTCATCCTGAAGAATCGCAATGCCGATCTTTTCACCACCCTGCTGAAGCCCACCCTGCTCGCGCTCATCGTCATCACGCCCCTGCAGATCTTCATCGGCGACGAATTGGGTCGAGAGGTGGCGGCCGACCAACCGACCTCTCTTGCGGCCATGGAAGGACATTTCCACACCTATCTTGCCAACGGCGAGCCGGACACCAGCTGGAATCTCATCGCCATTCCCGACGTACAGGCGGGTAAGAATCTGTTCAGCATCCAGATTCCCCACGTCCTGAGCCTGTTGGAGACCCACACTTGGAATGGTGTGGTGACGGGCATGGATCACTTCCCCGTCAAGGATCGGCCCAATGTCTGGGTACCTTTCTATGCCTTCCGGATCATGGTCGCCATCGGCTTTTTCCTCTTTTTCATGGCCTTGTGGGGTAATCTCCTGCGCCTGCGCGGGGAGTTGACGGCCGAAAAGCTGCGCCGCCATCCCAACTTTCTGCGGCTCATGGTGTTCAGCGGCTTTCTGCCCTATCTGGCCGTGTGGACCGGCTGGTGGACCCGTGAGATCGGGCGTCAGCCCTGGGTGGTGTACGGCCTCATGCGCACCTGGCAGGGTGTCAGCCACATGAGCGTGGGCGCTGAGAGTCTTTGGTTTGCGGGTTACATCGCCTTTGAGCTGATGGTCTGGAGCGGCGCCTGGTACTTCTTTTCCCGCATCATCAAGAAGGGTCCGGATCTGGATAGTCCGGTCGTGGGCAGTTCCGATACGGCAGCCAGCGGCGGCGGAATTGCGCAGCCGAGCTTTGCCAAGCCGACTCTGGAAAAGACACGCTAA
- a CDS encoding APC family permease, translating into MGEGQLRREGGKFGLLYASLGAIVGSGWLFGPLHAAQQAGPLSLVSWLIGAAAILLLALVYAELGPLIPRSGAIVHISHLGNGSLLGWIWGWILFFSYVTIAPVEVTAVLTYANNYLPGFLQEGAQGLLSRRGFVAAVLLLGIFVAFNFLVIRWVLRINSVATWWKLLIPAATVFVLVSLSWHPENLHLLPSHGALESMFAAVATSGIVFSFFGFRQAIDLAGESKDPGRSLPVAVIGAVILSALLYEGLQFAFLVAVNPADLSHGGWAGVDFPGLTGPFAALALAVGAGWWSTVLYIDALISPAGTGFIYVTSAARVSMAAGEMGVFPRFFTHINRFGVPWRALLLVYGVGILFFFPFPSWQKLVGYISSVTVLSYALGPIVLLQLRRAMPKAPRPFRLWAAPILAPLAFIVSNWIIFWAGVKTLSFTFTALALLLGLYLLRRLFTPAPERKPLGLRHMWWVFPYFALLWLCGYLGPRDLGGLGHITFFTDMAIVALLSLTVLRLAMTFAVPDREILRYMAEINESKAVTGP; encoded by the coding sequence ATGGGTGAAGGTCAATTACGCCGCGAGGGCGGCAAGTTCGGATTGCTGTACGCAAGCCTGGGCGCCATCGTCGGATCGGGCTGGTTGTTTGGGCCACTGCATGCCGCCCAGCAGGCCGGACCCCTGAGTCTCGTCTCCTGGCTCATCGGTGCCGCTGCCATTCTCCTGCTGGCGCTGGTCTATGCCGAACTCGGTCCGCTCATCCCGCGCAGCGGTGCCATCGTCCACATCAGCCACTTGGGTAATGGTTCACTGCTGGGCTGGATCTGGGGCTGGATCCTGTTCTTTTCCTACGTGACCATTGCGCCCGTGGAAGTCACGGCGGTCCTCACCTACGCCAACAATTATCTGCCGGGCTTTTTGCAGGAAGGTGCCCAAGGCTTGCTCAGCCGCCGCGGTTTCGTGGCTGCGGTACTGCTTCTCGGCATTTTCGTCGCTTTCAATTTTCTGGTGATCCGCTGGGTGCTGCGCATCAACAGCGTAGCTACCTGGTGGAAGCTGCTCATTCCGGCGGCGACGGTCTTCGTGCTCGTATCCTTGTCCTGGCATCCGGAAAACCTGCACTTGCTGCCCAGCCACGGTGCCCTGGAGAGCATGTTCGCCGCCGTGGCCACCAGCGGGATCGTCTTCAGCTTCTTCGGTTTCCGTCAGGCCATCGATCTGGCCGGAGAGAGCAAGGACCCTGGGCGCAGTCTGCCCGTCGCTGTCATCGGTGCCGTAATCCTCAGCGCCCTCCTGTATGAGGGCCTACAGTTTGCCTTCCTGGTAGCCGTGAACCCCGCGGATCTGAGTCACGGAGGCTGGGCGGGGGTGGACTTTCCGGGGCTCACGGGGCCCTTCGCCGCCCTGGCTCTGGCGGTGGGGGCCGGTTGGTGGAGTACGGTGTTGTACATCGATGCGCTGATATCGCCCGCCGGCACCGGCTTCATTTATGTGACCTCTGCTGCGCGGGTGAGCATGGCCGCCGGTGAGATGGGGGTGTTCCCACGCTTTTTCACGCACATCAACCGCTTTGGCGTGCCGTGGCGAGCGCTGCTGCTGGTCTATGGCGTGGGGATCCTGTTTTTCTTTCCCTTCCCGTCCTGGCAGAAGCTGGTGGGCTATATCTCCTCGGTCACGGTGCTGTCCTATGCCCTCGGGCCCATCGTTCTGCTGCAGTTGCGCCGTGCCATGCCGAAGGCGCCCCGGCCGTTTCGCCTTTGGGCAGCACCCATCCTCGCACCCCTGGCCTTTATCGTCTCCAATTGGATCATTTTCTGGGCGGGCGTTAAAACCCTGAGTTTTACCTTCACGGCTCTGGCCCTGCTCCTCGGTCTCTACCTGCTGCGTCGGCTTTTCACGCCCGCGCCGGAGCGCAAACCGCTGGGACTGCGCCACATGTGGTGGGTCTTCCCCTACTTTGCTCTGCTGTGGCTGTGCGGTTATCTCGGGCCCAGGGACTTGGGTGGGCTCGGTCACATAACCTTTTTCACGGATATGGCCATCGTTGCCCTCCTGAGTTTGACGGTGCTGCGCTTGGCCATGACCTTTGCGGTCCCCGATCGGGAGATTTTGCGCTACATGGCCGAGATCAACGAAAGCAAGGCGGTGACGGGACCCTGA
- the nadC gene encoding carboxylating nicotinate-nucleotide diphosphorylase, translating to MLPTDLELSVERALAEDIGSGDLSAALIAPKLELHAHILSREPGILCGRPYADAVFRYCSPEIRCHWLVAEGTEFTADTVLCTLEGPAGPLLTAERTALNFLQLLSGTASRVRQHVQLLQGLPARLLDTRKTLPGLRLAQKYAVRIGGGHNHRLGLFDGILIKENHIAAMGGIGPALRAARALAPVLTRIEIEVENLEQLEEALAHRPDMILLDNFALADLRRAVERVGGRIPLEASGNLGLHNLREVAATGVDYLSVGSLTRDVRSLDLSLRYDG from the coding sequence ATGCTCCCCACCGATCTTGAACTCAGCGTCGAGCGCGCCTTGGCCGAGGACATCGGCAGCGGCGACCTCAGCGCTGCCCTCATCGCGCCGAAGCTCGAGCTGCACGCCCACATCCTCAGCCGTGAGCCGGGTATCCTCTGCGGTCGTCCTTACGCCGACGCCGTGTTTCGGTACTGTTCCCCCGAGATCCGCTGCCACTGGCTGGTAGCCGAAGGGACGGAGTTCACCGCCGACACCGTACTGTGTACTCTGGAGGGCCCGGCCGGCCCCCTGCTCACGGCGGAACGCACGGCGCTCAATTTTCTGCAGTTGCTCTCGGGCACCGCGAGTCGGGTACGGCAGCATGTCCAGCTGCTCCAGGGCCTGCCCGCACGTTTGCTGGACACGCGCAAGACCTTGCCCGGGCTGCGTCTCGCGCAGAAGTACGCGGTTCGCATCGGTGGCGGACACAACCATCGCCTGGGGCTCTTCGATGGCATCCTCATCAAGGAAAACCACATCGCCGCCATGGGCGGGATCGGCCCTGCCCTTCGAGCCGCACGTGCGCTGGCGCCGGTCCTTACTCGGATCGAGATCGAGGTGGAAAACCTCGAGCAACTGGAGGAAGCCCTCGCGCACAGGCCAGACATGATCCTTCTGGACAACTTTGCCCTTGCCGACCTGCGCCGCGCCGTAGAGCGGGTTGGCGGCCGGATTCCCCTGGAAGCCTCAGGCAATCTCGGCCTGCACAATCTGCGGGAGGTGGCGGCCACAGGCGTGGATTACCTGTCCGTCGGCAGCCTCACCCGCGACGTCCGGAGTCTGGACCTTTCCCTCCGCTACGACGGCTGA
- a CDS encoding valine--tRNA ligase, which translates to MTDIFDRPFAPAEIEDDCYRRWETHKVFAPRGDGPAYCIMLPPPNVTGTLHMGHAFQDTLMDVLVRTHRMRGERVLWQPGTDHAGIATQMLVERQLQREGLERREMGRTAFLERVWRWREASGDRIVHQIRRLGSSCDWSRQRFTLDSGLSEAVTEVFVRLYEQGLIYRGKRLVNWDPVLQTAVSDLEVLSEEEMGKLWHIRYPLVDGSGQLVVATTRPETLLGDVAVAVHPEDPRYRSFVGRRLRLPIVGREIPVVADDYVDPEFGSGCVKITPAHDFNDYELGQRHHLPLVNVFTPDAHIRSEGEVFGAHWQAPIPEALRGLDRYAARRAVIAQLEAEGLLERTDEHRLTVPRGDRSGAVIEPFLTDQWYVRVAPLAEPAIAAVETGRLRFVPENWTKTYFDWMHRIQDWCISRQLWWGHQIPAWYGPDGQVFVARDEATAAAEAQRHYGMTVPLERDPDVLDTWFSSALWPFTTLGWPARTPELQEFYPTSVLVTGFDIIFFWVARMVMMGLRFMDEVPFREVYVHGLVRDGEGQKMSKSKGNVLDPLDLMDGIDLEALVAKRTQGLLQPHMAQKIEQATRKEFPQGIPAYGTDALRFTLASLATQGRDIRFDLKRVEGSRNFCNKIWNAARFATMQVEHVDDLEGESELLAPERWIIGRLQETEAAVNDAIDQYRFADAAQALYQFFWNDYCDWYIELAKPALRGEGDFTVAQQRGSRRTLLRVLEAGLRLLHPFMPFITETLWQRVAPMVGLGGPSIALAPYPKADLDRIHRQSEAQVHWLVAFITALRSIRGEMDIPPARPLPLLLQGGTAQDRQRVRAFSPWLFSLGKLSSLDWLEDGQEAPPAALALVGDLRLLVPLAGVIDLEAERGRLERERRRLEQDLQKTRAKLAQDSFRERAPAAVVVKEEERLDELERALQQLAAQEARLRELA; encoded by the coding sequence ATGACGGACATTTTCGATCGTCCCTTCGCGCCCGCGGAGATCGAAGACGACTGCTACCGACGTTGGGAAACGCACAAAGTATTCGCTCCCAGGGGCGACGGTCCTGCCTACTGCATCATGCTGCCCCCACCCAACGTCACCGGCACCTTGCACATGGGGCACGCCTTTCAGGATACCCTGATGGATGTCCTGGTGCGAACCCATCGCATGCGCGGTGAGCGGGTGCTGTGGCAACCGGGCACCGATCACGCCGGCATCGCCACCCAGATGCTGGTGGAGCGACAGCTCCAGCGAGAGGGCCTCGAACGACGGGAGATGGGCCGGACCGCTTTTCTGGAGCGCGTCTGGCGCTGGCGCGAGGCATCGGGAGACCGCATCGTCCACCAGATCCGTCGGCTGGGTAGCAGCTGCGACTGGAGTCGACAACGCTTCACCCTGGACAGCGGCCTGTCTGAGGCGGTCACGGAGGTCTTTGTCCGCCTCTACGAACAGGGCCTCATCTATCGCGGCAAGCGTCTGGTAAACTGGGATCCCGTCCTGCAGACGGCCGTCTCCGACCTCGAGGTACTGAGCGAGGAGGAGATGGGCAAGCTCTGGCACATTCGCTACCCCCTCGTCGACGGCAGCGGCCAGCTGGTGGTGGCCACCACCCGTCCCGAGACCCTGCTGGGCGACGTCGCCGTCGCCGTGCACCCGGAAGACCCGCGCTATCGGTCCTTCGTGGGTCGCCGCCTACGCCTGCCCATCGTCGGTCGGGAGATTCCCGTCGTTGCCGACGACTATGTCGATCCCGAGTTCGGCTCCGGTTGCGTGAAAATCACCCCAGCCCACGACTTCAACGACTATGAGCTGGGGCAGCGGCACCATCTGCCCCTCGTCAACGTCTTCACGCCCGACGCGCACATCCGCAGCGAGGGCGAGGTCTTCGGTGCCCACTGGCAGGCCCCCATCCCCGAGGCCCTGCGGGGACTGGACCGCTATGCCGCACGACGCGCAGTGATTGCGCAGCTGGAAGCCGAGGGTCTGCTGGAACGCACCGACGAACACCGTCTGACGGTACCCCGCGGCGATCGTTCCGGCGCCGTCATCGAACCCTTCCTCACCGACCAGTGGTACGTGCGCGTCGCTCCCCTGGCGGAGCCGGCCATCGCTGCAGTGGAGACAGGCCGGCTGCGCTTTGTGCCGGAGAACTGGACCAAGACCTATTTCGACTGGATGCACCGTATCCAGGATTGGTGCATCTCCCGTCAACTCTGGTGGGGACATCAGATCCCCGCCTGGTATGGACCAGACGGTCAGGTCTTTGTGGCCCGGGATGAAGCCACGGCAGCGGCCGAGGCGCAAAGGCACTACGGCATGACCGTTCCCCTGGAGCGCGATCCCGATGTGCTCGACACCTGGTTCAGTTCCGCCCTCTGGCCCTTCACCACCCTGGGCTGGCCCGCAAGGACCCCGGAATTGCAGGAATTCTATCCCACCAGCGTCCTGGTCACCGGTTTCGATATCATTTTTTTCTGGGTCGCGCGCATGGTGATGATGGGCCTGCGTTTCATGGACGAGGTGCCCTTCCGGGAAGTCTACGTGCACGGCCTCGTGCGCGATGGCGAGGGCCAGAAGATGAGCAAATCCAAGGGGAATGTTCTCGACCCCCTGGATCTCATGGACGGCATCGATCTGGAGGCGCTGGTGGCCAAGCGCACCCAGGGACTCCTGCAACCGCACATGGCGCAAAAGATCGAACAGGCAACCCGCAAGGAATTCCCCCAGGGCATTCCCGCCTACGGCACCGACGCGTTGCGCTTCACTCTGGCATCCCTGGCTACCCAGGGACGGGATATCCGCTTCGATCTCAAGCGCGTCGAAGGCTCGCGCAATTTCTGCAACAAGATCTGGAATGCCGCCCGCTTCGCCACCATGCAGGTGGAACACGTGGACGACCTCGAGGGCGAGAGCGAACTCCTCGCCCCGGAGCGCTGGATCATCGGCCGCCTGCAGGAGACCGAGGCCGCTGTGAACGACGCCATCGATCAGTATCGTTTTGCCGACGCCGCCCAGGCCCTGTACCAGTTTTTCTGGAACGACTACTGCGACTGGTATATCGAACTTGCCAAGCCTGCGCTGCGTGGTGAGGGGGACTTCACGGTCGCCCAGCAGCGTGGCAGCCGGCGCACCCTGCTGCGCGTTCTCGAGGCCGGCTTGCGTCTGCTCCATCCCTTCATGCCGTTCATCACCGAAACGCTCTGGCAGAGGGTCGCGCCCATGGTGGGCCTTGGCGGTCCCAGTATCGCCCTGGCCCCCTACCCCAAGGCCGACCTCGACCGTATTCACAGGCAGAGCGAGGCGCAAGTACACTGGCTCGTGGCCTTCATCACCGCCCTACGCTCCATCCGCGGTGAAATGGACATCCCGCCAGCGCGCCCCCTCCCCCTGCTGCTGCAGGGTGGCACGGCGCAGGACCGGCAACGGGTCCGAGCGTTCTCGCCCTGGCTTTTCAGTCTCGGCAAGCTCAGTAGCCTGGACTGGCTGGAGGACGGGCAAGAGGCCCCGCCGGCGGCGCTGGCCCTGGTGGGCGACCTCCGTTTGCTGGTCCCCCTAGCCGGAGTCATCGACCTGGAGGCCGAGCGCGGACGGCTGGAACGGGAACGTCGGCGACTTGAGCAGGATCTGCAGAAAACCCGCGCCAAGCTCGCCCAGGACAGTTTCCGTGAGCGCGCCCCCGCTGCCGTGGTCGTCAAGGAGGAAGAACGCCTGGACGAACTCGAGCGTGCCCTTCAGCAACTGGCGGCGCAGGAAGCGCGTCTGCGTGAACTGGCCTAG
- a CDS encoding DNA polymerase III subunit chi: protein MPSASFYRLPANLLTATEQHRAVCRVVAKAWQVLGQVNILCRDEELAESMDDLLWTYQAGAFTPHGRDPQEPVCLYAGTDASVLRPAPALALVGLRELPGNLPDAARLLDFIPPDESGVADARQRYRILREAGYTIQTYTLEA, encoded by the coding sequence TTGCCCAGCGCCAGCTTTTACCGCCTGCCTGCGAATCTGCTCACGGCAACGGAGCAGCACCGTGCCGTCTGCCGAGTCGTTGCCAAGGCCTGGCAGGTACTGGGTCAGGTCAACATCCTCTGCCGGGATGAGGAGTTGGCCGAAAGCATGGACGATCTCCTCTGGACCTATCAGGCCGGCGCCTTCACGCCCCACGGACGCGACCCGCAGGAACCCGTCTGCCTCTATGCCGGCACCGACGCTTCGGTGCTGCGGCCGGCGCCAGCCTTGGCTCTGGTGGGACTGCGCGAACTCCCCGGAAACTTGCCGGATGCAGCGCGCCTGCTCGATTTCATCCCTCCGGACGAGTCCGGTGTGGCGGACGCCCGCCAGCGGTACCGAATCCTGCGCGAGGCAGGCTACACTATACAGACCTACACTTTGGAAGCCTGA